A stretch of Flavobacterium sp. N1994 DNA encodes these proteins:
- a CDS encoding S46 family peptidase: MKSLRLLLLFVFIQGSAQQGGMWIPSLLKGMNESEMKNLGMKITVDQIYSINKSSLKDAVPQFNGGCTSEVISPKGLILTNHHCGFDAIQNHSSVEHDYITDGFWAYKMEDELLNKGMVVSFVIRIEDVTSKILDGTTSLAETEKQKKIQENIVNLSKTLPKEAWQENIIKTFYYGNQYLLFVTETFKDIRLVGAPPSSIGKFGDVTDNWVWPRHTGDFSLFRIYADKDNHPAEYSTENVPYKPKYYFPISIKGLKENDFTMVMGYPGTTQEYLPSYAVDQIINIIDPTKIELRDVTLKVQDGFMRKDNAIKIQYAAKNATIANAWKKWRGEIKGLKKADAVSAKQKFEKQFQEKVLKSGKEAEYGKLLSDFEKNYSEIKDYALAKAFFDETVVRNAEILSVGYKLYQLEQIYNVKGEDAFNDRRKTLVNGWGEFYQEFNPTVDQKVLEQILDIYSKKYPKQFLPSSLTNIDALALSNEVFTNSKLVSYDKVKELLNGDSKTVLENLNNDKGYIVAKTIIDSHLKNVLPKYDEINLKITATQRTYMKAILELFPKNRVFPDANSTLRVTYGKVKGYKPNDGVIYEPFTYLDGVMEKYIPGDYEYDVSKKLIDLYNTKDYGIYGVNGKMPLDFIATNHTTGGNSGSPALDAKGNLIGLNFDRVWEGTMSDIYYSPEICRNIMVDMRYVLFIIDKFANAENIIKELKIITPEKKK, translated from the coding sequence ATGAAATCCTTAAGATTACTACTCTTATTTGTTTTTATTCAAGGTTCCGCACAACAAGGAGGTATGTGGATTCCATCTTTATTAAAAGGAATGAATGAAAGTGAAATGAAAAACTTAGGAATGAAGATCACTGTTGACCAAATTTATTCCATTAATAAATCGAGTTTAAAAGATGCCGTGCCTCAATTTAATGGGGGATGTACTTCTGAAGTGATTTCGCCCAAAGGATTAATTTTGACTAATCACCATTGCGGATTTGATGCCATTCAGAATCATTCAAGTGTTGAGCACGATTATATTACTGATGGTTTTTGGGCCTACAAAATGGAAGACGAATTACTCAACAAAGGAATGGTTGTTTCTTTTGTTATCAGAATTGAAGATGTCACTTCTAAAATCCTAGATGGAACCACTTCATTAGCTGAAACCGAAAAGCAAAAGAAAATCCAAGAAAATATTGTGAATCTGTCCAAAACGCTACCAAAGGAAGCCTGGCAGGAAAACATTATTAAAACATTTTATTATGGCAATCAATATTTACTTTTTGTAACAGAAACATTTAAAGATATTCGTTTGGTTGGAGCACCACCGAGTTCGATTGGAAAATTTGGAGATGTCACTGATAACTGGGTTTGGCCAAGACACACAGGAGATTTTTCATTATTCCGAATTTATGCAGATAAAGACAACCATCCTGCAGAATATTCTACTGAAAATGTTCCTTACAAACCCAAATATTACTTTCCAATTTCGATTAAGGGATTGAAAGAAAATGATTTTACTATGGTTATGGGATATCCTGGAACAACTCAAGAATATCTTCCTTCCTATGCTGTTGACCAAATTATAAATATCATTGATCCAACTAAAATTGAGCTGCGCGATGTTACATTGAAAGTTCAGGATGGATTTATGCGAAAAGACAATGCTATTAAAATTCAATATGCTGCTAAAAACGCTACCATTGCTAATGCATGGAAAAAATGGAGAGGAGAAATCAAAGGTTTGAAAAAAGCAGATGCTGTTAGTGCTAAACAAAAATTTGAAAAACAATTTCAAGAAAAAGTTTTAAAATCTGGTAAAGAAGCAGAATACGGTAAATTACTATCTGATTTTGAAAAAAATTATTCTGAAATCAAAGACTATGCTTTAGCAAAAGCTTTTTTTGATGAAACAGTGGTAAGAAATGCTGAAATTCTCTCTGTTGGATATAAATTGTATCAATTAGAGCAAATATATAATGTCAAGGGAGAAGATGCTTTCAACGACAGAAGAAAAACTTTGGTAAATGGTTGGGGCGAGTTTTATCAAGAATTTAATCCGACAGTTGACCAAAAAGTCTTGGAACAAATACTTGATATATACAGCAAAAAATATCCCAAACAGTTTTTGCCAAGTTCTTTAACAAATATTGATGCTTTAGCTTTATCAAATGAAGTTTTTACAAATTCAAAATTAGTAAGTTATGATAAAGTTAAAGAATTATTGAACGGTGATAGTAAGACTGTTTTAGAAAATCTAAACAATGACAAAGGATATATAGTTGCAAAAACTATTATTGATTCACATTTGAAAAATGTTTTGCCAAAATACGATGAAATAAATTTAAAAATAACCGCTACTCAAAGAACCTATATGAAAGCTATCTTGGAATTGTTTCCTAAAAATAGAGTATTTCCAGATGCTAACAGTACCCTAAGGGTAACATATGGTAAAGTGAAAGGCTATAAACCCAATGATGGCGTTATATACGAACCATTCACTTATCTTGATGGTGTTATGGAAAAATATATTCCTGGGGATTATGAATACGATGTTTCAAAGAAACTGATTGATTTATACAATACAAAAGATTATGGCATATATGGGGTTAATGGTAAAATGCCTCTTGATTTCATTGCTACAAACCATACCACTGGAGGAAATTCAGGAAGTCCAGCTTTAGATGCTAAGGGAAATTTAATTGGCTTGAATTTTGATAGAGTTTGGGAAGGAACAATGAGTGACATTTATTATTCACCTGAAATCTGTAGAAACATTATGGTTGATATGCGTTATGTTTTATTTATAATAGATAAATTTGCTAATGCTGAAAACATCATTAAAGAATTAAAAATAATCACTCCTGAGAAGAAAAAATAA
- the mutS gene encoding DNA mismatch repair protein MutS, whose translation MSAKENQVKETPLMKQYNEIKRKYPDACLLFRVGDFYETFGEDAIRASKILGIVLTKRGAGSETETALAGFPHHSLNTYLPKLVKAGLRVAICDQLEDPKMTKTIVKRGVTELVTPGVAMNDEVLHSKSNNFLASVYFGKKQLGVSFLDVSTGEFLTAQGNEEYIDKLLQNFSPSEILIQKNNKAQFKETFGEDFNVFFLEDWVYKEDYAHEILNSHFQTNSLKGFGIEELPDGIIASGAILYYLSETQHNKVQHITNIQRIAEDAYVWMDRFTIRNLELYHSHSHNAVTLLDVIDRTLSPMGSRLLKRWLALPLKDINKIRSRHEVVTYLKDNQEILQKIQYQIKQISDLERLISKVATCKISPREVIYLKESLDAIIPIKNIALESKQEAVRIIGDSLHACDLLREKIKTTLNQDAPVAIAKGNAIATGVHAELDELRNIAFSGKEFLEGIEARESERTGITSLKISFNNVFGYYIEVRNTHKDKVPVEWIRKQTLVNAERYITEELKEYETKILGAEEKIHQIEGHLFEQLVIWIGTYIKPVQLNANLVAQLDCLLSFAQLAIENDYVCPILDDTFELEITNGRHPVIEKQLPVGIPYVANDVFLDRETQQLIMITGPNMSGKSAILRQTALIVLLAQMGSFVPAEKVRMGIVDKIFTRVGASDNISMGESTFMVEMNETASILNNISNRSLVLLDEIGRGTSTYDGISIAWAIAEFLHENPARPKTLFATHYHELNEMSELLPRIQNYNVSVKELKDTVLFIRKLVKGGSAHSFGIHVAKMAGMPQMVIQKAQKLLKKLEKNHSSDALNGIKSAKDEMQLNIFNLDDPLLEEIREDILNLDINTLTPVEALMKLNELKRMLQKK comes from the coding sequence TTGTCAGCCAAAGAAAATCAAGTAAAGGAAACCCCTTTAATGAAACAATACAACGAGATAAAAAGAAAATATCCCGATGCGTGTTTATTATTTAGAGTTGGAGATTTTTATGAAACTTTTGGCGAAGATGCCATTCGCGCTTCTAAAATTCTAGGAATTGTTTTAACTAAACGAGGTGCTGGCTCTGAAACCGAAACAGCATTAGCAGGTTTTCCACATCATTCCTTAAATACTTATTTACCAAAATTAGTAAAAGCGGGTCTTCGAGTTGCTATTTGTGATCAATTAGAGGATCCAAAAATGACGAAAACCATTGTTAAACGTGGAGTGACGGAATTAGTAACTCCTGGGGTTGCTATGAATGATGAGGTGTTACATTCAAAATCCAATAATTTTTTAGCATCAGTTTATTTTGGCAAGAAGCAATTAGGGGTGTCTTTTCTTGATGTTTCTACTGGCGAGTTTCTTACGGCTCAAGGCAATGAAGAGTATATTGATAAGCTATTGCAGAATTTTAGTCCGAGTGAAATTTTGATTCAAAAGAATAATAAAGCACAATTTAAAGAGACTTTTGGAGAAGATTTTAATGTTTTTTTTCTTGAGGACTGGGTTTATAAAGAAGACTATGCTCATGAGATTTTGAATTCTCATTTTCAAACCAATTCCTTAAAAGGTTTCGGCATTGAAGAATTGCCTGATGGTATTATTGCATCTGGAGCCATTTTATATTATTTATCAGAAACACAACATAATAAAGTTCAGCACATCACCAATATTCAACGTATTGCTGAAGATGCTTATGTTTGGATGGATCGTTTTACAATCCGTAATTTAGAATTATACCACAGTCATTCTCATAATGCTGTAACTCTTTTGGATGTTATTGATAGAACGCTTTCGCCAATGGGGTCAAGACTTCTGAAACGTTGGTTGGCTTTGCCTTTGAAGGATATCAATAAGATTAGAAGCCGTCATGAGGTGGTTACTTATTTAAAAGATAATCAGGAGATTCTTCAAAAGATTCAATATCAAATCAAACAGATTTCTGATTTAGAGCGATTAATTTCAAAGGTTGCCACTTGTAAAATTTCTCCTCGTGAGGTTATTTATCTAAAAGAATCATTAGACGCTATTATTCCAATTAAAAATATCGCTTTAGAGAGCAAGCAAGAGGCTGTTCGTATCATTGGCGACAGTTTGCATGCATGTGATTTGCTTCGAGAAAAAATAAAAACTACATTAAATCAAGATGCACCTGTAGCAATAGCAAAAGGGAATGCTATAGCCACTGGAGTTCATGCTGAATTAGATGAATTGCGAAATATAGCTTTTTCAGGAAAAGAATTTCTAGAAGGTATTGAAGCTAGAGAATCAGAACGAACGGGAATTACATCTTTAAAAATCTCTTTCAATAATGTTTTTGGTTACTATATAGAAGTTAGAAATACACACAAAGATAAAGTTCCTGTTGAATGGATTCGTAAGCAAACTTTAGTCAATGCTGAACGTTATATTACGGAAGAATTAAAAGAATACGAAACCAAGATTCTCGGGGCAGAAGAAAAAATACATCAAATAGAAGGCCATTTGTTCGAACAATTGGTTATTTGGATAGGAACTTACATTAAGCCAGTTCAGTTAAATGCAAATCTTGTAGCGCAATTAGATTGTTTATTGTCTTTTGCACAATTAGCAATTGAAAATGATTACGTGTGTCCAATATTAGACGATACATTTGAACTGGAAATCACCAACGGACGTCATCCGGTAATTGAAAAACAATTGCCTGTTGGAATTCCATATGTAGCTAACGATGTTTTTCTAGATAGAGAAACACAACAACTAATCATGATTACGGGGCCTAATATGTCTGGTAAATCGGCTATATTAAGACAAACTGCTTTAATTGTGCTCTTGGCTCAAATGGGAAGTTTTGTCCCAGCAGAAAAAGTAAGAATGGGTATTGTGGATAAAATATTCACAAGAGTTGGAGCTAGCGATAATATTTCGATGGGAGAATCTACTTTTATGGTGGAAATGAACGAAACCGCATCTATTTTGAATAATATTTCAAATAGAAGTCTCGTTTTGTTGGATGAAATTGGTAGAGGAACTAGTACTTATGACGGAATTTCTATAGCTTGGGCTATTGCAGAGTTTTTGCATGAGAATCCAGCGAGACCAAAAACATTGTTTGCTACACATTATCATGAATTGAATGAAATGAGTGAATTACTACCAAGGATACAGAATTATAATGTTTCGGTTAAAGAGTTGAAGGATACTGTTCTTTTTATTAGAAAGTTAGTAAAAGGAGGAAGCGCTCATAGTTTTGGTATTCATGTAGCTAAAATGGCCGGAATGCCACAAATGGTAATACAAAAAGCTCAAAAACTTTTAAAGAAACTAGAAAAAAATCATTCTAGTGATGCATTAAATGGTATTAAATCGGCTAAAGATGAAATGCAACTCAATATTTTTAATTTGGATGATCCATTATTAGAGGAAATCAGGGAAGATATTCTGAATTTAGACATTAACACTTTAACGCCAGTTGAGGCTTTAATGAAGTTGAATGAGTTAAAGAGGATGCTGCAAAAAAAATAG
- a CDS encoding DUF1573 domain-containing protein, producing the protein MKKFILLAAITVFGVATSNAQTAKKTAKKADAPAKVETPKVDGAGMVFENETIDYGTIQHNADGKREFVFVNNGNKPLTIESTQGSCGCTVPTKPEKPIQPGEKGVIGVKYATDRVGAFTKTVTVKSNATGQETKVLTIKGTVLPDAPAEGATPVKS; encoded by the coding sequence ATGAAAAAATTTATTTTATTAGCTGCAATTACTGTTTTTGGTGTTGCAACTAGCAACGCACAAACTGCTAAAAAAACTGCTAAAAAAGCAGATGCTCCAGCTAAAGTTGAAACTCCAAAAGTGGACGGCGCTGGTATGGTTTTCGAAAACGAAACTATCGATTACGGAACAATCCAACACAATGCTGATGGAAAAAGAGAATTTGTTTTTGTAAACAACGGAAACAAACCTTTAACTATCGAAAGTACTCAAGGTTCATGTGGATGTACAGTTCCTACTAAACCAGAAAAACCAATCCAACCAGGAGAAAAAGGTGTTATTGGTGTAAAATATGCTACTGACAGAGTTGGTGCATTTACAAAAACGGTTACTGTAAAATCAAATGCTACAGGACAAGAAACTAAAGTTCTTACTATTAAAGGAACTGTTTTACCAGATGCTCCAGCTGAAGGTGCAACTCCAGTAAAAAGCTAA
- a CDS encoding RNA methyltransferase: MRKLENKELERKSVEDFKDATKTPIIIVLDDIRSLHNIGSVFRTADAFLIEKIYLCGITAIPPHKEIHKTALGATETVSWEYQNDVLSVIENLKAENVAVFAIEQVENAVFLQDFKPENDKKYALVFGNEVFGVAQKAIEICDGSIEIPQLGTKHSLNISVSAGIVVWDLFQKINY; the protein is encoded by the coding sequence ATGCGTAAGCTCGAAAATAAAGAATTAGAAAGAAAATCGGTTGAAGATTTTAAAGACGCTACTAAAACTCCAATAATTATTGTTCTAGATGACATTAGAAGTCTTCACAATATTGGTTCTGTTTTCAGGACTGCTGATGCTTTTTTAATTGAAAAGATTTATTTGTGTGGCATCACGGCCATACCACCCCATAAAGAAATCCACAAAACAGCACTCGGAGCCACAGAGACGGTGAGCTGGGAATATCAAAATGATGTTTTAAGTGTGATTGAAAATTTGAAAGCAGAAAATGTTGCTGTTTTTGCAATTGAACAAGTTGAAAATGCTGTTTTTCTCCAAGATTTTAAACCCGAAAATGATAAAAAATATGCTCTAGTTTTCGGCAATGAAGTCTTTGGTGTTGCTCAAAAAGCCATTGAAATTTGTGACGGTTCTATTGAAATTCCACAATTAGGAACAAAACATTCCTTAAATATATCGGTAAGTGCTGGAATTGTAGTTTGGGATTTATTCCAAAAAATAAACTACTAA
- the folK gene encoding 2-amino-4-hydroxy-6-hydroxymethyldihydropteridine diphosphokinase: MKKQHQVILSLGTNQGNRLENIERCIDHLHKEIGTIIRVSKLYETPSWGFESEKFCNCAVIMNTHKSAHQILEECLLLEEALGRVRQNVEGYQARIIDIDVIAFDEEIIASERLQIPHPEMQNRLFVLLPMKDLNLDWRHPILQKYLHELLLLSEDKSNCKVIQNLELPIASLKLDHFNYIAIEGNIGAGKTTLTNKLAEDFNAKSVLERFADNPFLPKFYEDQSRYAFPLEMSFLADRYQQLSDDLAQFDLFKDFIVADYHIFKSLIFAKVTLAEDEYRLYKTMFDIIYKEMPKPDLYIYLYQSTERLLENIRERGRSYEQEIPAEYLEKINSGYLDYIKSQKNLNVLIIDVTNRDFQNNQEDYVFVLNEIQNKITN; encoded by the coding sequence ATGAAAAAGCAGCATCAAGTCATTTTATCTTTAGGAACTAATCAGGGCAATCGTCTTGAAAATATTGAGCGTTGTATTGATCATTTGCATAAAGAAATTGGAACAATTATCAGAGTTTCCAAGCTTTATGAAACTCCTTCTTGGGGCTTTGAAAGTGAAAAATTCTGCAATTGTGCGGTGATCATGAATACGCATAAATCAGCCCATCAGATTTTGGAAGAATGTTTGTTGCTCGAAGAAGCTTTAGGTAGAGTTCGTCAAAATGTGGAAGGCTATCAAGCTCGAATTATTGATATTGATGTCATTGCTTTTGATGAAGAAATTATTGCTTCAGAAAGACTTCAAATCCCACATCCGGAAATGCAAAACCGCCTTTTTGTTTTGTTGCCGATGAAAGATTTAAACTTAGATTGGCGTCATCCAATTTTACAAAAATATTTGCATGAACTGTTATTGCTTTCTGAAGACAAGAGCAATTGCAAAGTGATTCAAAATTTAGAATTGCCAATAGCAAGTTTGAAACTTGATCATTTTAATTATATCGCCATTGAAGGGAATATTGGAGCAGGAAAAACAACGCTTACCAATAAATTGGCTGAAGATTTTAATGCTAAATCGGTTTTAGAACGTTTTGCTGATAATCCATTTTTGCCAAAATTTTACGAAGATCAGAGTCGGTATGCTTTTCCGTTAGAAATGTCTTTTTTGGCCGACCGATACCAACAGCTTTCCGATGATTTAGCGCAGTTTGATTTGTTTAAAGACTTTATTGTTGCTGATTATCATATTTTCAAGTCTTTGATTTTTGCCAAAGTTACGCTTGCAGAAGATGAATATCGTTTGTATAAAACCATGTTTGACATCATCTATAAAGAGATGCCAAAGCCTGATTTATATATTTACTTGTATCAAAGTACTGAGCGTCTATTAGAGAACATCAGAGAAAGAGGCAGAAGCTACGAACAAGAAATCCCGGCCGAATATCTCGAAAAAATCAATAGCGGTTACTTAGATTATATCAAATCACAAAAAAATTTAAACGTTTTAATAATTGATGTGACCAATAGAGATTTTCAGAATAACCAAGAAGATTATGTTTTTGTTTTGAATGAAATTCAGAATAAAATTACCAATTAG
- a CDS encoding AsmA family protein, with translation MLKKILKIVGIILLLLVISAFAIPYFFKDQIKARILTSINEKVDAKVAFADADLSLFRNFPNASVSIEKLSIINKAPFAGDTLVAFDELNLKMSIKELFNGENEPMKIDGISSKNGLINIIFNKDGIGNYDIAIKDKTGDNSKSKPLSLKIKEYSVENFKFKFTDEKSKIKMLIDSINHQGTGDFAASKLDLDTKTTAKVSLDMDKVNYMNHVAISLDALLGIDLDQSKYTFKENKAKINELPLEFDGFIQLVETGQQYDLKFKTPTSSFKNFLGLIPAKYSSNLKEVKTTGDFTVVGFAKGLYSKTSVPKFNIGIASNNASFQYPNLPKSVQKIIIDTKIINETGVMNDTYVNLDKLSFQIDQDVFNAKANIKNISENALVNAALKGTINLGNLTKAYPIKLDKPLTGILKADVTTEFDMQSVEKSDYARIKNAGTLDLTGFNYTDENGKTMKISKALVSFDPSRVNLKQFNATTGKTDLAVNGVLENFYGFAFKNQELKGNFNLNSNQLAVNDFMTTETAAKDKKASEPMKIPAFLNCTLTAKANTVLYDNLILKDVSGKISIKDQKVTIENGKTNIFGGSIAFNGDVSTKEKISKFNMDLGLNGVDIAQTFTQLDMMKKIAPIAGVINGKLNSKIKLSGNLKDKEMTPDLNSISGDLLGQLLSTTVNSSNSALLTVLDDKLSFVDLKKLNLNDLKAALTFKDGKVNVKPFDLKYQDIKVTVGGTHGFDQNMNYNLKLDVPAKYLGTEANNLIAKLSPSDAKKLDNVPINAILTGNFKNPKVSTDIKQATTNLVTNLVKQQRDKLVSGSKDALNSIISNATKSKTDSTKTDVKTDIKTKATDLINGLFGKKKPEDPKPATTTK, from the coding sequence ATGTTAAAGAAAATCTTAAAAATAGTTGGAATCATTTTATTGCTGTTAGTCATTTCAGCTTTTGCCATTCCGTATTTTTTCAAAGATCAAATCAAAGCCCGAATTCTAACTTCTATCAATGAAAAAGTAGATGCTAAAGTGGCTTTCGCCGATGCCGATTTGAGTTTATTTAGAAACTTTCCCAATGCAAGCGTTTCGATTGAAAAATTATCCATTATCAACAAAGCACCTTTTGCTGGAGACACTTTAGTAGCATTTGACGAATTGAATCTAAAAATGTCTATCAAAGAATTATTCAATGGTGAAAATGAACCTATGAAGATTGATGGAATCTCCTCAAAAAATGGTTTGATTAATATTATTTTCAACAAAGATGGTATTGGTAATTATGACATTGCTATAAAAGATAAAACGGGAGATAACAGCAAAAGCAAACCACTATCTTTAAAAATAAAAGAATACTCGGTTGAAAATTTCAAGTTTAAATTCACTGATGAAAAATCTAAAATCAAAATGCTTATAGACAGCATTAATCATCAAGGAACAGGAGATTTTGCTGCTTCAAAATTAGATTTGGATACTAAAACTACTGCTAAGGTTTCGCTTGACATGGACAAAGTAAATTACATGAATCATGTTGCCATTTCCTTAGATGCTTTACTCGGGATTGATTTAGACCAAAGCAAATACACTTTCAAAGAAAACAAAGCTAAAATCAATGAATTGCCTTTAGAATTTGACGGCTTCATTCAATTAGTAGAAACAGGTCAACAATATGATTTGAAATTTAAAACCCCAACCTCATCCTTTAAAAACTTTTTAGGATTGATTCCCGCTAAATATTCAAGTAATCTAAAAGAGGTTAAAACGACTGGTGATTTCACTGTTGTAGGTTTTGCCAAAGGCTTGTATTCTAAAACTTCTGTGCCCAAATTCAATATCGGAATCGCCTCAAATAATGCTTCCTTTCAATATCCAAACTTGCCAAAATCAGTACAAAAAATTATCATTGACACCAAGATTATCAACGAAACTGGTGTGATGAATGATACGTATGTGAATCTAGATAAATTGTCATTCCAAATTGATCAAGATGTTTTTAATGCAAAAGCCAATATTAAGAATATCTCCGAAAATGCTTTGGTCAATGCCGCCTTAAAAGGAACCATTAACCTTGGCAATCTTACAAAAGCCTATCCAATAAAACTAGACAAACCGTTAACTGGAATTCTGAAAGCGGATGTCACCACAGAATTCGATATGCAATCCGTAGAAAAAAGCGATTATGCCCGAATTAAAAACGCTGGAACCCTAGATTTAACTGGGTTTAACTATACGGATGAAAACGGCAAAACAATGAAAATTAGCAAAGCTTTAGTTTCATTTGATCCTAGTCGAGTGAATCTGAAACAATTCAATGCTACCACAGGAAAAACCGATTTAGCTGTGAATGGAGTTTTAGAAAACTTCTACGGTTTTGCTTTTAAAAATCAGGAACTAAAAGGAAACTTCAATTTGAATTCCAATCAATTGGCCGTTAACGATTTTATGACTACAGAAACCGCAGCAAAAGACAAGAAAGCCAGCGAGCCCATGAAAATACCAGCATTTCTTAATTGCACTTTAACCGCCAAAGCCAATACGGTTTTGTATGACAATCTGATTTTAAAAGATGTTTCTGGAAAAATTAGTATTAAGGACCAAAAAGTAACTATTGAAAACGGTAAAACAAATATCTTCGGAGGTTCTATTGCTTTCAATGGTGATGTTTCGACTAAAGAAAAAATTTCCAAGTTCAATATGGACTTAGGCTTAAATGGTGTTGACATTGCGCAAACCTTTACGCAATTAGATATGATGAAAAAAATCGCGCCAATAGCCGGAGTTATTAATGGAAAACTGAATTCGAAAATCAAACTTTCTGGAAATCTAAAAGACAAAGAAATGACTCCTGATTTGAATAGTATTTCTGGTGATTTATTAGGACAATTACTTTCAACCACTGTAAATTCAAGCAACTCCGCTTTATTGACCGTTCTTGATGATAAATTAAGTTTTGTAGATTTAAAGAAATTAAATTTAAATGATTTAAAAGCGGCACTAACTTTTAAAGACGGAAAAGTAAACGTAAAACCTTTTGACTTAAAATACCAAGACATCAAAGTAACTGTTGGCGGAACTCATGGTTTTGATCAAAATATGAACTACAATTTGAAATTAGATGTCCCTGCTAAATATTTAGGAACTGAAGCTAATAATTTGATAGCAAAATTATCCCCTTCTGATGCTAAAAAACTTGACAATGTGCCAATCAATGCCATCCTTACTGGGAATTTTAAAAACCCAAAAGTATCAACAGATATTAAACAAGCGACAACCAATTTGGTTACAAACTTGGTAAAACAACAAAGAGATAAATTAGTCAGCGGTAGCAAAGATGCCCTAAACAGTATCATTTCAAATGCCACAAAATCAAAAACAGACAGCACTAAAACGGATGTAAAAACAGATATAAAAACGAAAGCAACCGATTTAATCAATGGTTTATTTGGCAAGAAAAAACCAGAGGATCCAAAACCAGCAACTACAACAAAATAA
- a CDS encoding DUF2797 domain-containing protein has protein sequence MTYEGVLTKMQTEFLNPIQYYLVFENSFLSLNQLLDKSLEINFIGYQCLNCGKKKKIFRQGFCYDCFMSSAAAGDWIMKPELSTAHLDIEDRDLEYEKKVQLQPHIVYLALSSEVKVGVTRQTQVPTRWIDQGAVQAIPIVEVPNRYLAGITEVALKDHYADKTNWQKMLKNDIPQVDLLKEKASLQYIIPKEVQEFYHIDKEDLYELHYPVLRYPTKVNSLNLDKSPNFSGRLMGIKGQYLIFEDGTVFNVRTFEGYVVKINI, from the coding sequence ATGACCTACGAAGGAGTGTTAACCAAAATGCAAACGGAATTCTTAAATCCGATTCAGTATTATTTGGTGTTTGAAAATAGTTTTTTGAGTTTAAATCAGTTGCTTGATAAATCTTTAGAAATCAATTTTATTGGTTATCAATGTTTGAATTGCGGCAAAAAGAAAAAAATATTCCGTCAAGGATTTTGTTATGATTGCTTTATGAGTTCAGCTGCAGCGGGAGATTGGATTATGAAGCCCGAATTAAGCACTGCGCATTTAGACATAGAAGACCGCGATTTAGAATATGAGAAGAAAGTGCAATTGCAACCTCACATTGTATATTTAGCCTTATCAAGTGAAGTGAAAGTGGGAGTTACAAGACAAACTCAAGTGCCCACACGATGGATTGATCAAGGGGCGGTGCAAGCCATTCCTATTGTAGAAGTTCCTAACAGGTATTTGGCTGGAATAACAGAGGTAGCTTTGAAAGACCATTATGCGGATAAAACGAATTGGCAAAAAATGCTAAAAAATGATATTCCTCAAGTCGATTTGCTCAAAGAAAAAGCTTCTTTACAATATATAATTCCAAAAGAAGTTCAAGAGTTTTATCATATTGATAAAGAAGATTTATATGAATTGCATTATCCTGTATTGCGTTATCCCACTAAAGTCAATAGCTTGAATTTGGATAAGTCACCTAATTTTTCAGGAAGATTAATGGGTATAAAAGGACAGTACCTAATTTTCGAAGACGGAACCGTTTTCAATGTTCGAACTTTTGAAGGCTATGTTGTAAAAATCAATATCTAA